From Clarias gariepinus isolate MV-2021 ecotype Netherlands chromosome 2, CGAR_prim_01v2, whole genome shotgun sequence, one genomic window encodes:
- the LOC128507343 gene encoding disintegrin and metalloproteinase domain-containing protein 10-like, giving the protein MNLRDMTVIKLLCLLCALKSSQGYYGNPLNKYIRHYEGLSYDTDLVHNRHQRAKRAISHEERFLHLEFHAHGRHFNLRMRRDTRLFSEDFKLDVSGEETAYDTSHIYTGELYDEQGSLTHGSVVDGKFEGFINTHHGTYYVEPAERYLGDKNVPFHSVIYHEGDIDYPHKYGPQGGCADHSVFQRMKKYQASAVEEPIKVAEVGSKKQSSDDHVLQRKKRMTQVEKNTCQLFIQTDHLFYKYYKTREAVIAQISSHVKAIDAIYQGTDFLGIRNISFMVKRIRINTTSDERDRSNPFRFANIGVEKFLELNSEQNHDDYCLAYVFTDRDFDDGVLGLAWVGAPSGSSGGICEKSKLYSDGKRKSLNTGIITVQNYASHVPPKVSHITFAHEVGHNFGSPHDSGSECTPGESKSQDKKEKGNYIMYARATSGDKLNNNKFSVCSIRNISQVLEKKRGNCFVESGQPICGNGLVEPGEECDCGYSDQCKDQCCYDANQPDNKKCKLKPNKVCSPSQGPCCTSECTYKSRNEKCREESECAHQGMCSGHSAQCPTSEPKANFTACHGETQVCLNGGCSGSICEKYGLEVCTCGTGDGKDETELCHVCCMEKMNPNTCSSTGSESLDQFFKRKVTTLQAGSPCNDFKGYCDVFMKCRLVDADGPLARLKKAIFNPKLYENIAEWIVGYWWAVLLMGIALIMLMAGFIKICSVHTPSSNPKLPPPKPLPGTLKRRRAQHASQQQQQQQQHQHHHHHHNQNQHPHAHGHQNQRPSQRQPQPPRHHRQQRENYQMGQMRR; this is encoded by the exons ATGAACCTACGCGATATGACTGTGATAAAACTCCTATGCCTATTGTGCGCCCTGAAATCCAGTCAAG GTTACTATGGCAACCCTCTGAACAAATACATTCGCCACTATGAGGGACTGTCCTACGACACAGACTTGGTACACAACAGACATCAGAGAGCCAAGCGAGCGATCTCGCACGAAGAACGCTTCCTTCACCTGGAGTTTCATGCTCACGGaag GCATTTTAACTTAAGGATGAGAAGGGACACAAGATTGTTCTCAGAGGATTTTAAGCTGGATGTGTCCGGAGAAGAAACGGCCTATGATACCTCACATATCTATACAGGAGAGCTCTATG ACGAGCAGGGCAGCCTAACTCACGGCTCTGTCGTCGATGGTAAGTTTGAGGGCTTTATTAATACACACCATGGGACTTATTATGTGGAACCTGCTGAGCGCTACTTGGGGGACAAAAATGTGCCATTTCACTCCGTCATCTACCATGAAGGTGACATTG ATTATCCTCATAAGTATGGGCCTCAGGGTGGCTGCGCAGACCACTCAGTGTTTCAGAGGATGAAGAAGTATCAGGCCTCTGCTGTGGAAGAGCCGATCAAG GTTGCAGAAGTAGGATCAAAGAAGCAGTCATCTGATGACCATGTGCTGCAAAGGAAAAAGAGAATGACACAGGTGGAAAAAAATACCTGTCAGCTCTTTATCCAGACTGACCACCTTTTTTACAAATACTACAAAACAAGAGAAGCTGTGATTGCTCAG atttccaGCCACGTTAAGGCGATTGATGCAATCTACCAAGGTACAGATTTCCTGGGTATCCGCAACATAAGTTTTATGGTGAAGAGAATTAGG aTTAACACTACTAGTGACGAGCGCGACCGGTCCAACCCTTTCCGTTTTGCTAATATAGGTGTGGAGAAGTTTCTGGAGTTGAACTCCGAGCAGAACCATGATGATTATTGTCTAGCATATGTCTTTACTGACAGAGATTTTGACGATGGTGTGTTGGGACTTGCCTGGGTGGGAGCACCTTCAG GGAGCTCGGGTGGTATCTGTGAAAAGAGTAAGCTGTATTCTGATGGGAAGAGGAAGTCACTGAACACTGGGATTATAACCGTGCAGAACTACGCATCTCACGTGCCTCCAAAGGTCTCCCACATCACCTTTGCTCATGAAGTGGGACACAACTTCGGCTCTCCT catGATTCAGGCTCTGAATGCACTCCAGGCGAGTCAAAAAGCCAGGATAAGAAGGAGAAAGGCAACTACATAATGTATGCTAGAGCTACATCAGGAGACAAGCTTAACAACAACAAGTTCTCAGTGTGCAGTATTCGCAACATCAGCCAAGTGCTGGAAAAGAAAAGGGGCAACTGCTTTGTCG AGTCTGGCCAACCAATCTGTGGTAACGGCCTGGTAGAGCCAGGAGAGGAGTGTGACTGTGGATACAGTGACCAGTGCAAAGATCAGTGCTGCTATGATGCTAACCAGCCAGACAACAAGAAGTGCAAACTTAAACCTAACAAAGTCTGCAG TCCCAGCCAAGGTCCGTGCTGCACCTCCGAGTGCACGTACAAGAGCCGGAACGAGAAGTGTCGTGAGGAGTCAGAGTGTGCCCATCAAGGCATGTGTAGTGGACATTCAGCCCAGTGCCCCACCTCTGAGCCCAAGGCCAACTTCACTGCCTGCCATGGAGAAACTCAAGTCTGCCTTAACGGG ggCTGTTCTGGCTCTATCTGTGAGAAATATGGGCTGGAGGTATGTACCTGTGGTACTGGAGATGGCAAGGATGAGACGGAGCTCTGCCATGTTTGCTGCATGGAGAAAA TGAACCCCAATACATGCAGTAGTACAGGCTCGGAGAGCCTGGACCAGTTTTTCAAACGGAAGGTGACTACACTGCAGGCCGGCTCCCCCTGCAACGACTTCAAAGGCTACTGTGATGTGTTCATGAAGTGCAGGCTGGTGGATGCTGATGGGCCACTGGCCAGACTGAAGAAAGCCATCTTTAATCCTAAACTCTATGAGAACATTGCTGAGTGGATAGTG GGTTACTGGTGGGCAGTGCTGCTGATGGGTATTGCCCTGATTATGCTTATGGCTGGGTTCATCAAGATTTGCAGTGTGCACACACCCAGTAGTAACCCCAAACTACCACCACCTAAACCTCTGCCAG GCACTCTAAAGAGGAGACGAGCCCAGCATGCTagtcagcagcagcaacagcagcagcagcatcagcatcaccaccatcaccataaCCAGAACCAGCACCCTCATGCACACGGCCATCAAAACCAGCGTCCATCCCAGCGCCAGCCTCAGCCCCCGCGCCACCACCGCCAGCAGCGTGAGAATTACCAGATGGGCCAGATGAGACGCTGA
- the LOC128507347 gene encoding hepatic triacylglycerol lipase → MMKAVTRFFSLLLLIYTEAAKSQENSKDHVFGVELGNEVKVPLVVKSTFHMHLKGSLFEDTCSIKPFQSDTLDMCNYNTSNPLVIIIHGWTMNGKMEEWVLQLSLALKTKLEHVNVLIVDWRTLAFQPYPTAIKNTRQVGLEVATVLMWLKETTQLSMDKVHLIGYSLGAHAAGFVGNHFTKARKLARITGLDPAGPNFEGVPVSDRLSPDDAKFVDVIHTFAKSSIGLAVGIRQPVGHIDFYPNGGYFQPGCHVTDIYNNVYQYGLEGVPKTIKCAHQRAVHLFIDSLLNTDQQLTGYRCRDDRAFDQGLCLDCKKDRCNTLGYYVKKVYTGGYSKGLYLKTGPQTPFKVYHYQIKILLMNLIEQVKTSLSIALIGSEGESQYIPITLSLEHPENRTYSALAIVGSVLGELQAVRLRFKAEEAWGSWWRRVTSIMSSSGDPNETEFVVTKIRLKCGESQEKTWFCGQTEAITHMKPAQEHEFVRCQHAAKKKRSSRNLQESDNGQEHIH, encoded by the exons ATGATGAAGGCTGTAACTAGATTCTTCTCTTTACTTCTCCTAATCTATACTGAGGCAGCAAAATCCCAAGAAAATTCTAAAG ACCATGTTTTTGGAGTTGAGCTGGGGAATGAAGTGAAGGTGCCACTGGTGGTGAAGTCGACTtttcacatgcatttaaaaggcAGTCTGTTTGAAGATACCTGTTCTATCAAACCATTTCAATCCGACACACTGGACATGTGCAACTACAACACAAGCAACCCTCTGGTCATCATTATTCACGGGTGGACG ATGAACGGAAAAATGGAGGAATGGGTGTTGCAGCTCTCCTTAGCCCTTAAGACCAAGCTAGAGCATGTAAACGTGCTGATTGTTGACTGGAGAACTCTAGCTTTCCAGCCATACCCAACTGCGATTAAGAATACCAGGCAGGTGGGCTTGGAAGTGGCCACTGTCCTGATGTGGCTTAAG GAGACCACCCAGCTCTCCATGGATAAAGTGCACCTAATTGGTTACAGTTTAGGAGCACATGCGGCTGGATTTGTAGGAAACCATTTTACAAAAGCAAGAAAGCTGGCCCGTATAACAG GTCTGGATCCCGCAGGTCCAAATTTTGAGGGAGTTCCTGTTTCTGACAGGCTGTCTCCTGACGATGCCAAGTTTGTAGATGTCATCCATACCTTTGCTAAGTCCAGCATTGGGTTGGCGGTGGGAATCCGTCAGCCTGTTGGACACATAGACTTCTACCCAAATGGAGGCTACTTCCAGCCTGGCTGTCATGTGACAGACATATATAACAACGTTTACCAGTATGGACTCGAAG GTGTACCAAAGACTATCAAATGTGCTCACCAGAGAGCTGTCCACCTTTTCATTGACTCCTTGTTGAACACTGACCAGCAGCTGACAGGTTACCGCTGTCGGGATGATCGTGCATTTGACCAAGGCCTATGTCTGGACTGCAAAAAGGATCGCTGTAACACCCTGGGCTATTATGTTAAAAAGGTGTACACTGGAGGCTATAGCAAAGGCCTTTATCTGAAGACTGGTCCTCAAACGCCATTTAAAG TCTATCACTACCAAATTAAGATTCTGCTGATGAATCTGATCGAGCAGGTCAAAACCTCTCTCTCCATTGCTCTTATTGGAAGTGAAGGAGAGAGCCAGTATATCCCTATTACTCT GTCCCTGGAGCATCCTGAGAACAGGACATACTCAGCTCTGGCTATAGTGGGCTCAGTGCTAGGGGAGTTGCAAGCAGTGCGTTTGCGCTTCAAAGCAGAGGAAGCCTGGGGCAGCTGGTGGAGAAGAGTCACATCCATCATGAGCAGCAGCGGAGACCCGAATGAAACAGAGTTTGTTGTGACCAAAATACGACTCAAATGTGGCGAAAGCCAAGAAAA gACATGGTTTTGCGGTCAAACAGAAGCCATCACGCACATGAAACCTGCCCAAGAACATGAATTTGTTCGCTGTCAGCACGCTGCCAAAAAGAAGAGGAGCAGCAGGAATCTTCAAGAGAGCGATAATGGACAGGAAcatatacattaa